The genomic interval CAGGCACGGCACATCGGCAAGGTGGTTCTCACCTGCCCGCGCCCGCTGGACCCGGCGGGCACGGTGCTCATCACCGGCGGCACCGGCATGATCGGCGCGGCGGTGGCCCGCCACCTCGTGTCCCACTACGGCATCCGCCGCCTGCTCCTGACCAGCCGCGCGGGCGAAAACGCCCCCGGCGCCATGGAATTGGCGAAAGAACTGACCGCAGGCGACGCCCACGTGGAGATCGTGGCCTGCGATGTGACCGACCGCGCGGCCGTCGCACAGCTGCTGCGCCGGTTTCGCGCACCGCACCCGCTCACCGCCGTCGTGCATGCCGCGGGCACCGTCGACGACGCCCTGTTCGCCGGTCAATCCCCCGAGAAGCTGGCGCGAGTGCTGCGCCCGAAGGTCGACGCCGCCTGGCACCTGCACGAACTCACCCGCGCGCAGGATCTCGCGGCCTTCGTCGTGTTCTCCTCCGCGGCAGGCGTTCTCGGCACCCCGGGGCAAGCCAATTACGCGGCCGCCAACGGATTCCTCGACGCGCTGGCCTCCGTACGGCAGCACGACGGGCTGCCGGGCAGCTCGCTGGCGTGGGGGCTGTGGGCCGAGCAGAGCGCGGTGAGCGCACATCTCGGCGCCCGCGACCGCGCCCGCATGGAGCGCGGCGGCTTCCGCACCCTCACCACCGCCCAGGCATTGGGGTTGTTCGACGCCGCGATGCGCAGCAGCCTGCCGGTCACCGTCCCGATCCGCCTGGACACCGCCGCCGTCACCGATCCACCGCCGCTGCTGCGCGGGCTCGTGCGCCGCCGCCGCGCCGCCGCCACGGCCGCGCCCGAACCCGCCGACTTCGCCGCCCGCCTCGCCGGGCACACCGTCGAGGAGCAGCACCGCCTGCTGCTGGAGTTGCTGGCGCGGCATGTGGCCGCGGTTCTGGATCACGACCCCGGCCGGGCGTTCGACGGTCATCGTCGTTTCGCCGATCTCGGCTTCGACTCACTCACCACCGTGGAGCTGCGCAATCAGCTGCGCCGGTCGACCGGTGTGACGATCTCTCCCACCGCGATTTTCGACTATCCGACCCCGGCCGCGTTGGCCGAGCACCTACGCGGCCGCATGGATCCGCCCACGGCGGCCGCGGGCAATCTCGTCGCCGATCTGGAACGCGACCTGGACCGGGTGGCCGAATCCGACATTCCCCGCGCCGATCTGGAACGGCTCGCCGCCAAGCTGGCCGCGGCACTGCACCGCCACCAGCCCGACGCGACCGTCGACCTCATCGAAATAGCCGGGGACGACGAGATATTCGACCTCATCGACCGTCGCTCGGACGGACTGCGCACATGACACATCGGCCGATTCCACAGCGGGGACGGGGTTTTGCGATGACGAGCACGGACCGGTACGACGTGGTGGTGGCGGGGGGCGGCTCGGCGGGCGTGGCGGCCGCCGTCGGCGCCGCCCGCACCGGGGCGCGGACCCTGCTGATCGAGCGCGGCCCGTGCCTGGGCGGCGCCGCGACGCTCCGCAACGTACTGACCTACTGCGGGATCTACACCCGCGCCGACCCACCGCGCCAGGTGGTGTTCGGCGTCGCCGAGGAGGTGCTGCGCGGGCTGCGCCGCCTCGGCGCGGTCTCCGCACCGACCCGATTCACCTCTGTCGCCGTGGTATTCGACCCCGAGTCGGTGAAACTCGTCCTCGACCGGATCTGCCACGACGCCGGAGTAGACGTCCGGCTCGACAGCCAGCTCGTCGGCGCCGACCGCCACGGTGAGGTGATCGGCGCGGTCCACCTCGCCGATCATCAAGGCCTGCACACGATCCGGGCCGCCGCGTACGTCGACGCCACCGGCGAGGCGGACCTGGCGAACTTCGGCGGCGCCGCGGTCCGGTACGGCAACGGCGGTCTGGTCCAGAACGGCACGCTGGGTGTGCGGTTCGGCGGCATTCCGCGCGCGGCCGAGGTCACCCGCGAAACGCTCGCCACCGCCGTCGCCGCCGCCAAACTGCGTGGCGCACACGTGCTGGCCGAGCGCGGACTGGTTGCGCGCCTGCCGATCTCGGGCGACATCGTCACCTATGTGGTGGACGAGGGCTACGACGCCCGCGATGCGCGCGAGCTCACCCGCGCCCAGACACACGCTCGCGCCCAGGCCCAGGAGTACCTCGCCGTGCTGCGCACCCTCCCCGGTTGCGCGGACGCGCACATCGTCACGACCGGCCCGGAGATCGGCACCCGCGAATCACGCCATCTGCTCGGGCACTACCGGCTCAGCACCGACGAGGTGCTCGGGGCCGCCCGCCACGAGGAGGTGGTCGCGATGGGCGCCTGGCCGATCGAGTACCACCCCGGCCCGGGCGTAGTTCCGCAGTGGCAGTTCATCTCCGGCGACGCCCATTACGACATTCCCTTCGGCGTGGTCCGCAGCATCGACACCGCGAACCTCTTCGCCGCCGGGCGCACGGTCGACGCCGACCGCTACGCCGGCGCCTCCCTGCGTGTCATGGGCACCGCCTTCGCCACGGGCCACGCGGCGGGGATCGGCGCGGCCCTGCACGCGGCCGGGGCGGGGACGAGCGCGGCGCTCGTGCAACGCGAACTGCTCTGCCAAGGGGCGTATCTGGAGATTCCGCGCGCCGCCTGATCGGGTGGGCTCAGTCGGGGAACGAGGCGACGAAGGCGGCGGCGATCAGGGCGGCGCTGATCACGGCGATGACGGCGATGCTCCACATGGGGACTCTCTTCGGTTGGGTGCCAAGCGGATTCAACCTAGCGTGAGCTGACTCACACCGCCACCCGGACCGCGGCGGTCTCGCCGCCCGCGCCGAAGACCAACCCGTTCTTCCAGGCATTGCGTTCGAACATCCGGAACAGCGGGCCCGCGACGAACGTCGTCACGATGGTCATGATCGCCAGGATGGTGAACAGCGTCGGGGTGATGAGTCCCTGGGTGAGGCCGATGTTGATGAGCACCAGCTCCATCAGTCCGCGCGCGTTGGCCAGCGCGCCCATCGCACCCGCCTCCCGCCAGCTCAGTCCCTGCCACCGCGAGGCCAGCGACACCGCGCCGAACTTCCCCGCGAACGACACCACCAGCACCGCCGCGGCCGCCACGATCGCCACCGGATGCAGCAGCAGGCTCAACTTGGTATTGAGCCCGGCGTACACGAAGAACGCGGGCAGCAGCAGATACGCCACCAGCGGCTCGGTCCGCTCCCGCACCCGGTCCAGCCACTGCCCGCGCGGCATCACCACCCCGGCGAGGAACGCCCCGAACACCGAGTAGATGCCCGTCCAGTCGGTGAACCAGGCGCACACGAGCACGACCAGCAGCACCACCGTGAACGGCCCGAGCGGCAGCCCGCCCGCGGGATCGGCGCGCATCTCCTGCTCGGCCCAGCCGTTCAGCACCCGCAGCAGCCGCCGCCCGACGGTCAGCATGAACAACACGAACGCTCCGCCACCGACGAAGGCCAGCACGGCACTGTTCATATTGCCCTGGGCACTGGCGACCACGACCGCCAGCAGGATCCACGACCAGGCGTCGTCGAACGCCGCGCACGCCAGCGTCATGGTGCCGACCCGCGTGTCGTGCAGCCCGGAGTCGTGAATGATCCACGCCAGCACCGGAAACGCGGTGATACCCACGGCCGCCGCGAGGAACAGTGCGGCCTGCCACGCCGCCACCTTCCCCGTGAAGAAGTCGCCGTGCTGGAACAGCACGTACCCGGTGACGGCGCCGAACAGCAGCGGCACCGTGAGCCCGGCCGTCGCGGTGGCGCCCGCCACCCGGAAGTGGTCGGTGAGAATCCCGGTCCGGAACGACGACCCGACCGAGAACATGTAGAGCACCAGACCCAGTTGCCCCACCACGTAGATCATCGTCAGCGACGGATGCGGAATCGTCTGCCCGCCGACCGCGAGGGTCGCGGGGAACAGCCACCGCTGCCCGCTGGGCCAGATCGCGCCCAGCACCGAGGGCCCGAGCAGGAATCCGGCGGCCATGATGGCGACCACCTGCATCTGCCCGAGCCGTCTCAGCACCGGCCACAGCAGCCGGTAGGCCGCGAGGATCACCGCCATCTGCAGAAAGAAGTGCAGCGTCAGCTCGAGAAACGACGGCATGGGTCAACACCTTTCACCGCGTCCGCGACCGTGGTCGCGGACGCGCGCGGGGTTCGGTGGTCAGGCCGGGACCACGGTCCTGGAGTCCGCGGTGCGCGGATAGATCGGGCAATCGGGGTACAGGTCGAACGGCGCGAACAGCGACCAGTCCGGCTCCGCCCGCAG from Nocardia wallacei carries:
- a CDS encoding cation:proton antiporter, coding for MPSFLELTLHFFLQMAVILAAYRLLWPVLRRLGQMQVVAIMAAGFLLGPSVLGAIWPSGQRWLFPATLAVGGQTIPHPSLTMIYVVGQLGLVLYMFSVGSSFRTGILTDHFRVAGATATAGLTVPLLFGAVTGYVLFQHGDFFTGKVAAWQAALFLAAAVGITAFPVLAWIIHDSGLHDTRVGTMTLACAAFDDAWSWILLAVVVASAQGNMNSAVLAFVGGGAFVLFMLTVGRRLLRVLNGWAEQEMRADPAGGLPLGPFTVVLLVVLVCAWFTDWTGIYSVFGAFLAGVVMPRGQWLDRVRERTEPLVAYLLLPAFFVYAGLNTKLSLLLHPVAIVAAAAVLVVSFAGKFGAVSLASRWQGLSWREAGAMGALANARGLMELVLINIGLTQGLITPTLFTILAIMTIVTTFVAGPLFRMFERNAWKNGLVFGAGGETAAVRVAV
- a CDS encoding FAD-dependent oxidoreductase, whose amino-acid sequence is MTSTDRYDVVVAGGGSAGVAAAVGAARTGARTLLIERGPCLGGAATLRNVLTYCGIYTRADPPRQVVFGVAEEVLRGLRRLGAVSAPTRFTSVAVVFDPESVKLVLDRICHDAGVDVRLDSQLVGADRHGEVIGAVHLADHQGLHTIRAAAYVDATGEADLANFGGAAVRYGNGGLVQNGTLGVRFGGIPRAAEVTRETLATAVAAAKLRGAHVLAERGLVARLPISGDIVTYVVDEGYDARDARELTRAQTHARAQAQEYLAVLRTLPGCADAHIVTTGPEIGTRESRHLLGHYRLSTDEVLGAARHEEVVAMGAWPIEYHPGPGVVPQWQFISGDAHYDIPFGVVRSIDTANLFAAGRTVDADRYAGASLRVMGTAFATGHAAGIGAALHAAGAGTSAALVQRELLCQGAYLEIPRAA